In one window of bacterium BMS3Abin08 DNA:
- the torD gene encoding chaperone protein TorD yields the protein METIMMESPMIEDLKEERYIFNLLKYVFWSEPTEEFLGDLLKVTMPSEEDGLDRGLTLMIESVKRHREDLAAYAEDLAVEFARLFIGPKYPPAIPYASFYLSETKTVMTNITIEVRKRYLNAGMAVKDLYSTPDDHIGIELEFVSYLTERTIELFEDRQRAEASRLFEIKNDFVNEHMSLWVPTFVDRLMEHAKDDFYKGAALVLNVMIKK from the coding sequence ATGGAGACAATCATGATGGAGTCGCCGATGATAGAGGATTTAAAGGAGGAGAGGTATATTTTTAATCTCCTGAAGTATGTCTTCTGGAGTGAACCAACAGAAGAGTTCCTCGGAGATCTGTTGAAGGTGACTATGCCCTCAGAGGAAGATGGGCTGGACAGAGGTTTGACCCTGATGATAGAGTCCGTAAAGAGACACAGAGAAGACCTTGCTGCATATGCAGAAGACCTTGCGGTAGAGTTTGCAAGGCTCTTTATCGGTCCCAAATACCCGCCTGCGATACCATATGCTTCCTTCTATCTCTCTGAGACAAAAACAGTGATGACAAACATTACCATAGAGGTCAGAAAGAGATACCTTAATGCAGGGATGGCGGTTAAAGACCTTTACAGCACCCCTGACGACCATATAGGCATAGAGCTGGAGTTTGTTTCTTATCTTACAGAAAGGACAATAGAACTATTCGAGGACAGGCAGAGGGCCGAGGCATCGAGGCTCTTTGAGATCAAGAATGATTTTGTAAATGAACACATGTCCCTATGGGTCCCGACGTTTGTCGACAGGCTTATGGAACATGCCAAAGACGACTTCTATAAAGGGGCGGCACTTGTGCTTAACGTGATGATTAAAAAATAA
- a CDS encoding EamA-like transporter family protein, with protein MNSFAITLVLFSTFMHAGWNLLSRHRRLEGAFFQRMLLLISVAGFFPAIISEILTHSLTPKAWICVLFSGVSCGLYFFSLSRAYKASDFVIVYPVARALPVLLVGIGDVFRGRYPTSLGWLGMILVMLGCFLIPLESIRDFEWKRYFNKTSLWMILTAAGTVSYSLLDKVAAESVSESPFTALRYGYIFFLISYVVYLVAFRLVKQEASDLTDLGWKYPAIAAFLNFASYGLVLWAYQLSERASYVVAFRQFSIVIGVIGAFIIYKERGVVVRLTAVSLITIGLVSISLWGK; from the coding sequence ATGAATTCCTTTGCTATAACACTTGTACTTTTTTCGACATTTATGCATGCCGGATGGAATCTGCTTTCAAGGCACAGAAGGCTTGAAGGGGCCTTCTTTCAGAGAATGCTGCTTTTGATTTCCGTGGCCGGATTCTTTCCGGCAATCATCAGTGAGATCTTGACGCACTCTCTGACTCCTAAGGCCTGGATATGCGTCCTGTTCTCCGGGGTGTCCTGCGGACTGTATTTTTTTTCTTTGAGCCGGGCCTATAAGGCCTCGGATTTTGTTATCGTTTATCCGGTGGCGCGTGCCCTCCCCGTGCTGCTTGTAGGGATCGGGGATGTATTCAGGGGAAGATATCCAACATCACTTGGATGGTTGGGAATGATCCTTGTAATGTTAGGTTGTTTTCTGATTCCACTTGAATCCATCAGGGACTTTGAGTGGAAGCGGTACTTTAACAAAACGAGCCTCTGGATGATTCTAACCGCCGCAGGAACTGTTAGTTACTCACTCCTTGACAAGGTGGCGGCCGAGTCTGTATCGGAAAGCCCTTTTACGGCTCTCAGGTATGGATATATATTCTTCCTGATCTCTTACGTGGTTTACCTTGTGGCTTTTAGATTGGTAAAACAAGAGGCGTCCGACCTCACTGACCTTGGATGGAAGTACCCAGCCATTGCGGCTTTTTTGAATTTTGCAAGTTATGGGCTTGTGCTCTGGGCGTATCAGTTGAGTGAACGTGCCAGTTATGTCGTTGCATTCAGACAATTCAGCATTGTGATTGGTGTGATTGGTGCCTTTATTATCTATAAAGAGAGGGGTGTGGTGGTTCGTCTGACTGCGGTTTCACTTATCACTATCGGACTGGTGAGTATCAGTCTATGGGGGAAGTGA
- a CDS encoding transcriptional regulator PadR-like family protein has protein sequence MPNLDDPAYWKSLINNGLSKFYVLKILNEGPNHGYGILKELSLLTEGCCMPTFGTIYPVLKKLTEEGYARILENPKTQNKRMKKVYTLTPKGKKTYKIALDAWRSVIPYIHRAIDSDYSYKGKKK, from the coding sequence ATGCCTAATTTGGACGATCCTGCATACTGGAAATCTCTCATCAACAACGGCCTGTCCAAATTCTATGTACTTAAGATCTTGAATGAAGGGCCAAATCATGGCTACGGTATCTTGAAGGAACTTTCTCTGCTTACCGAAGGATGCTGCATGCCGACTTTCGGGACTATCTATCCTGTTCTGAAGAAACTGACCGAGGAAGGGTATGCGAGGATTCTGGAGAATCCCAAGACCCAGAACAAGAGAATGAAAAAGGTTTACACTTTAACTCCCAAGGGCAAGAAGACATACAAGATAGCACTGGATGCCTGGAGATCCGTTATCCCTTACATTCACAGGGCTATAGACTCCGATTATTCGTATAAGGGAAAGAAAAAATAA
- the livH_1 gene encoding high-affinity branched-chain amino acid transport system permease protein LivH, with protein MLAQLIMSGIATGSLYALTSVAIVLIFRNTRTINLAQGDFSMIGAFMGLVFLKTLHLPFIIAFVATIFAVVLLAVLVERLVMRKIRDADWLTLFTATLGVFYILHGMAGWIWGRDTKAFPNPFSVQPISIGGALISKASLFNILIVAGIGLSLFLFFRYTKAGIAMRAITDDPETARLMGIPVQFIVMLTWAVGGLLAAVAGILLAPIIYVSPQMMDTVLIKGYVGAIFGGLYSIPGAILGSLLIGVIENIAGGYLGAQYKVTIAFVMIVLILAFRPRGLMGGQARREV; from the coding sequence ATGCTGGCTCAACTGATCATGAGTGGGATTGCAACGGGAAGCCTCTATGCCCTTACTTCCGTGGCTATAGTCCTGATCTTCCGTAATACCCGGACGATCAACCTTGCCCAGGGTGATTTCAGTATGATCGGAGCATTCATGGGCCTCGTCTTTTTGAAAACATTGCATCTTCCCTTCATTATCGCCTTTGTTGCAACAATCTTTGCAGTTGTTTTACTTGCAGTACTTGTTGAACGCCTTGTCATGAGGAAGATCAGAGATGCCGATTGGCTGACACTGTTTACAGCAACACTGGGTGTTTTTTATATCCTGCACGGCATGGCAGGATGGATCTGGGGTAGAGACACCAAGGCCTTTCCAAACCCCTTTTCCGTTCAGCCCATCTCTATTGGAGGGGCGCTCATAAGCAAAGCATCCCTCTTCAATATACTGATTGTCGCCGGTATTGGACTCAGTCTGTTTCTGTTCTTCAGATATACAAAGGCCGGTATAGCCATGCGCGCAATAACAGATGATCCGGAAACAGCCCGGTTGATGGGAATTCCGGTACAATTCATTGTAATGCTTACATGGGCTGTAGGCGGGCTGCTCGCTGCCGTTGCCGGCATCCTGCTTGCTCCAATCATCTATGTCAGCCCCCAGATGATGGATACAGTCCTGATTAAAGGCTACGTTGGGGCAATCTTCGGCGGATTATATTCAATACCGGGTGCAATCCTTGGATCCCTCCTGATCGGGGTTATAGAGAATATCGCCGGAGGTTACCTGGGGGCGCAGTACAAGGTAACAATTGCTTTTGTTATGATCGTTTTGATTTTAGCCTTCAGACCGAGGGGTTTAATGGGCGGTCAGGCACGTAGAGAGGTGTAG
- a CDS encoding leucine/isoleucine/valine transporter permease subunit: MKSDKILLANKANLLLAFSVLGALLILPFFIESFYASLLSMAYIYIIAAIGVNILTGYTGLVTVGHGGFFAIGAYTSALMGQYLGTSLLPGLFAGGITAGIVGFLLGFIFLRLAGAFLAIGTLGFAFAIGSIINNWPVFEGREGITLAPNNIFGFEFGDVGFYYVCLITGALIFLFAWSIIRSAIGRAFMAVRDSERASEASGINLRLYKTLSFAISAAFTGVAGVLFAHHTNYVSSETFADIWISVDFLVAVVVGGQASLAGSVLGGAFVVLLPYYLSELRDFASILKGVVLILVLLFAPAGLASIFQKFFQKTVFRVFPVKLDER; this comes from the coding sequence ATGAAATCCGATAAAATATTGTTGGCAAACAAAGCGAACCTCCTGTTGGCCTTCAGTGTACTCGGCGCTCTCTTGATCCTTCCATTCTTTATAGAAAGCTTTTATGCCAGTCTGCTGAGCATGGCATATATTTATATTATTGCCGCAATCGGCGTGAACATCTTAACGGGATATACCGGACTGGTCACAGTAGGTCATGGTGGATTTTTTGCCATCGGAGCATACACATCCGCTTTAATGGGACAGTACCTGGGAACGTCCCTCTTGCCCGGATTGTTTGCAGGAGGTATTACGGCCGGCATTGTCGGTTTTTTACTTGGATTTATATTCCTGCGGCTTGCCGGCGCCTTTTTAGCAATCGGTACGCTTGGATTTGCCTTTGCGATTGGTTCAATCATTAATAACTGGCCTGTTTTTGAAGGACGTGAGGGAATTACGTTGGCTCCGAACAATATCTTTGGATTTGAATTCGGGGATGTGGGCTTTTATTATGTCTGTTTAATAACCGGTGCCTTGATCTTTCTGTTTGCCTGGAGCATCATCCGGTCAGCCATAGGCCGTGCTTTTATGGCAGTGAGAGATTCGGAGAGGGCCTCAGAGGCAAGCGGGATCAACCTGCGTCTCTACAAGACATTATCGTTTGCCATAAGCGCTGCTTTTACGGGGGTGGCCGGCGTGTTATTTGCTCATCACACAAATTATGTCTCTTCGGAAACATTTGCCGACATCTGGATATCGGTCGATTTCCTCGTTGCCGTTGTAGTCGGCGGACAGGCCTCACTGGCAGGGTCCGTGCTTGGTGGGGCTTTTGTGGTTCTTCTCCCCTATTATCTGTCTGAATTAAGAGATTTCGCATCCATTCTCAAAGGCGTCGTACTTATCCTGGTGCTGCTTTTTGCACCAGCCGGTCTGGCCAGTATCTTTCAGAAGTTTTTTCAAAAAACCGTCTTTAGAGTATTCCCGGTGAAGTTGGATGAAAGATAA